One part of the Streptomyces ferrugineus genome encodes these proteins:
- a CDS encoding LysE family translocator, producing MPVDPHLLTVFTVTTIVALVTPGPDMLFVLGCGMRGGARAGLLATLGVITGDALYVVAAAAGLAVLLTAFPVVFTVLRFAGAAYLVYLGVQIIRKRKNAQADDPAAGGMSGRRAFLNGVVSSAANPQTFTFMVAFLPQFIDPAAGPVWVQFAVLGCVLIVLEFLADGTVGILAGRIGGWLRERQVVRRRIDTATGSLFIGLGVRLAAER from the coding sequence ATGCCCGTGGATCCTCACCTGCTCACCGTCTTCACGGTGACCACGATCGTCGCTCTGGTCACACCAGGGCCGGACATGCTGTTCGTACTCGGATGCGGCATGCGGGGCGGGGCCCGCGCCGGGCTGTTGGCAACCCTCGGGGTGATCACGGGGGACGCGTTGTACGTCGTCGCGGCAGCCGCCGGGCTCGCCGTCCTGCTCACCGCGTTCCCGGTCGTGTTCACGGTGCTGAGGTTCGCCGGGGCCGCCTATCTCGTCTATCTCGGTGTCCAGATAATCCGCAAGCGCAAGAACGCACAGGCCGACGATCCGGCCGCCGGCGGGATGTCTGGGCGGCGCGCGTTCCTCAACGGCGTGGTGTCCTCGGCGGCCAACCCGCAGACGTTCACGTTCATGGTCGCGTTCCTGCCTCAGTTCATCGACCCGGCGGCGGGTCCGGTGTGGGTGCAATTCGCCGTCCTCGGCTGCGTCCTGATCGTCCTGGAGTTCCTCGCCGACGGGACGGTCGGCATCCTGGCCGGGCGCATCGGCGGCTGGCTGCGTGAACGGCAGGTGGTGCGGCGCCGGATCGACACCGCGACCGGGAGTCTGTTCATCGGTCTGGGCGTC
- a CDS encoding TetR/AcrR family transcriptional regulator codes for MNATRPRQGRPRHTPPSDPGISAREQILDAAGALFVERGVAATSTRVIAERVGIRQASLYYHFATKDEILAELLATSVRPSLEMVERIQAWVPERATAAAALYAVAATDVRTLSRTPYNIGTLYLLPEVLSERFDAFRADRGRLQESYGALGTLAATADVARGLRPERIGELLIQLVEVVIQLRRSREPDAADTDAIASSCLRLCGLGEPVVSAARVEARDLLSRLA; via the coding sequence ATGAACGCGACGCGGCCCCGCCAAGGAAGACCCCGGCACACGCCGCCGTCCGACCCCGGCATCTCCGCTCGGGAACAGATCCTCGACGCCGCCGGTGCGCTCTTCGTCGAACGCGGCGTCGCCGCCACCAGCACCCGCGTGATCGCCGAGCGGGTGGGCATCAGACAGGCCTCGCTGTACTACCACTTCGCCACCAAGGACGAGATCCTCGCCGAACTGCTGGCCACCTCGGTCCGGCCGAGCCTGGAGATGGTGGAGCGGATCCAGGCGTGGGTGCCGGAGCGGGCGACCGCGGCCGCGGCTCTCTACGCGGTGGCGGCGACGGACGTACGCACCTTGTCCCGCACCCCGTACAACATCGGCACGCTCTATCTCCTGCCGGAGGTGCTGTCCGAGCGGTTCGACGCCTTCCGTGCCGACCGGGGTCGACTGCAGGAGAGCTACGGGGCCCTCGGCACCTTGGCGGCAACCGCGGACGTCGCCCGCGGCCTGCGGCCCGAGCGGATCGGCGAACTGCTGATCCAGCTGGTAGAGGTCGTCATTCAGCTACGCCGTTCCCGTGAGCCGGACGCCGCCGACACGGATGCCATCGCGTCATCGTGTCTGCGGCTGTGCGGGCTCGGCGAGCCGGTGGTGTCCGCCGCCAGGGTCGAGGCGCGCGACCTGCTGAGCCGCTTGGCCTGA
- a CDS encoding allophanate hydrolase, with amino-acid sequence MTPVERAEAAYDRIESADRPEIWIHLRPRHEVLAEAAGIDPGLPLAGLVAAVKDNIDVAGLHTSAGAPSYAYLPRCDAPAVARLRAAGALVLGKTNLDQFATGLVGTRSPYGAVRNAWDPARVSGGSSSGSAVAVALGIADIALGTDTAGSGRVPAALNGIVGVKPTKGLVPVTGVVPACYTLDCVTVFARDLRLARTAAEIVEGPDPADPLSRTGTQLPPPPARPKVAVPAPEHLEGMADGWREAFDAAVARLAGTGVEIVETDVTPLLEAAQLLYGGAFVAERYAAVGEHLDKHRDLIGTDLDPTVAAIVLAGREKTAVDWAADTARLAALGAAARTALDGCAALLTPTTTWHPTLDEVAADRVGANARMGRFTNFANLLDYASLAVPAGSVDGLPFGVMLTGPAFSDRALAALAERFADPGLDLFVVGAHLTGQPLNAQLVQAGGTLVGPARTAGNYRLHALATEPAKPGLVRVAQGGPDTGTGPHGDTGAEDGSGIEGEIWRLPAAGFGALTAAVPAPLAIGTVELADGRHISGFLVEPYAVEGAPDITRYGGWRAYLASP; translated from the coding sequence ATGACCCCGGTCGAACGCGCCGAGGCCGCCTACGACCGCATCGAATCCGCCGACCGGCCCGAGATCTGGATCCATCTCAGGCCCCGCCACGAGGTGCTCGCCGAAGCCGCCGGAATCGACCCCGGACTGCCACTGGCCGGCTTGGTCGCGGCCGTCAAGGACAACATCGACGTCGCCGGCCTGCACACGAGCGCCGGCGCGCCGTCCTACGCCTACCTGCCGCGGTGCGACGCGCCCGCGGTGGCACGGCTGCGCGCGGCCGGCGCGCTGGTTCTCGGCAAGACCAACCTGGACCAGTTCGCCACCGGCCTGGTCGGCACCCGCAGCCCCTACGGCGCGGTGCGCAACGCCTGGGACCCGGCCCGCGTTTCCGGCGGGTCGTCATCCGGCTCCGCCGTCGCGGTCGCGCTGGGCATCGCCGACATCGCGCTCGGCACCGACACGGCCGGCTCCGGACGGGTGCCCGCCGCCCTCAACGGCATCGTCGGTGTCAAACCCACCAAGGGCCTGGTGCCCGTGACCGGTGTGGTCCCGGCGTGCTACACCCTCGACTGCGTGACTGTCTTCGCCCGCGACCTGCGGCTCGCCCGCACGGCCGCGGAGATCGTCGAGGGCCCCGACCCTGCCGACCCGCTCTCCCGCACCGGCACCCAGCTCCCGCCGCCGCCCGCGCGCCCCAAGGTCGCGGTCCCGGCCCCGGAGCACCTGGAGGGCATGGCCGACGGCTGGCGCGAGGCCTTCGACGCCGCGGTCGCCCGCCTGGCGGGCACCGGAGTGGAGATCGTCGAGACCGATGTCACCCCGCTGCTGGAGGCCGCGCAACTGCTGTACGGCGGCGCGTTCGTGGCCGAGCGGTACGCCGCGGTGGGCGAGCACCTGGACAAGCACCGCGACCTGATCGGTACGGACCTCGACCCCACCGTCGCCGCCATCGTGCTGGCCGGCCGGGAGAAGACCGCCGTCGACTGGGCCGCCGACACCGCCCGGCTCGCCGCCCTCGGCGCCGCCGCGCGTACGGCCCTGGACGGCTGCGCGGCGCTCCTCACCCCGACCACCACCTGGCACCCCACGCTCGACGAGGTGGCGGCGGACCGGGTCGGTGCCAACGCCCGCATGGGCCGCTTCACCAACTTCGCCAACCTGCTGGACTACGCCTCGCTCGCCGTTCCCGCCGGGTCCGTGGACGGCCTGCCGTTCGGTGTGATGCTCACCGGCCCCGCGTTCTCCGACCGCGCCCTGGCCGCCCTGGCCGAACGGTTCGCCGATCCGGGGCTCGACCTCTTCGTGGTCGGCGCGCACCTCACCGGACAACCCCTGAACGCCCAACTGGTCCAGGCGGGCGGCACATTGGTGGGCCCAGCACGCACCGCCGGCAACTACAGGCTGCATGCCCTGGCCACCGAGCCGGCCAAGCCGGGCCTGGTCAGGGTCGCTCAGGGCGGGCCGGATACCGGAACCGGCCCACACGGTGACACGGGGGCGGAAGACGGCTCGGGCATCGAGGGCGAGATCTGGCGGCTGCCGGCAGCGGGGTTCGGGGCGCTGACCGCCGCTGTTCCCGCGCCCCTGGCCATCGGCACCGTCGAACTGGCCGACGGACGGCACATCAGCGGCTTCCTGGTGGAGCCGTACGCCGTCGAGGGCGCCCCCGACATCACCCGGTACGGCGGCTGGCGGGCCTATCTGGCGTCCCCGTGA
- the uca gene encoding urea carboxylase: protein MTRPTAVLVANRGEIARRVIRTAARMGLATVAVFSDADRAAPHVREADHAVRLGPAPARDSYLRGDAIIEAALDTGAGIIHPGYGFLSENAAFARAVEESGLRFAGPTADQITAFGAKHTARALAEAAGVPLLAGTGLLTSAEEAVTAAESIGLPVMVKATGGGGGIGMQACVTADEVREAFGRVAALAESNFGSAGLFLERLVRPARHVEVQVFGDGTGRIAVIGDRDCSLQRRNQKVVEEAPAPDLPDRVRALLHHSSRQLLASVGYRGAGTVEFVYDPAREEASFLEVNTRLQVEHPVTEEAYGVDLVELMLALARDGRVDDAVFEREWTPTGHAVQARVYAEDPGKDCLPSSGLITRAVFPGQGSDEMAGVRVDGFVETGLEVSPFYDPMLAKVIAHGATRDTAFDVLGEALGASRIDGIVTNLGLLRSLTVRGEVREAAHSTSTLDTTVDPEPRIDVLVPGAMTTVQDLPGRLGYWHVGVPPSGPFDTVSFAEANLAVGNPAEAAALEVTAGGLTLRFSAATVVAVTGAPVPVTVDGAMADLWEPVPVPAGATLALGAAQGPGLRTYVAVRGGIDVPPYLGSASTFTLGGFGGHGGRALLAGDVLRPAASTGAPGGPTPPERRPAITSRWRIGVTEGPHAAPEFFTRDDIDTLYATDYKVHHNSARTGIRLIGPRPRWARQDGGEAGLHPSNIHDTPYAVGALDFTGDTPIVLGPDGPSLGGFVCPAVVASGELWKLGQLRPGDTVRFVPVKEAEAAALDARRASPALISAGGDGDDGVLGRLEATDTRPGVTYRRDGDDNVLVEYGPMTLDLGLRMRVHALRETLAAHAPDGIVDVTPGIRSLQIHTDARRLRARDLTALLRELEDEVPPTDELVVPSRTVRLPLSWDDPATRLAIERYMAGVRDDAPWCPWNIEFIRRVNGLESADDVYRTVFDASYLVLGLGDVYLGAPVATPLDPRHRLVTTKYNPARTWTAENSVGIGGAYLCIYGMEGPGGYQFVGRTVQIWNRFRRGGLFQDSPWALRFFDRIEWYPVTAEELLELRAETDAGRGPLDTEEGVFSIADHNAFLTANADSITAFRQRQSAAFEAEKERWRAAGEFDRDDGPEPPAAGSVTVPDGAVPVTAPFTATVWQTVAQPGTTVAEGDPILSLEAMKMETKVSAPAAGTLLEIYVKPGEQVAPGQVLATVKA, encoded by the coding sequence GTGACCCGCCCCACCGCCGTTCTCGTCGCCAACCGCGGTGAGATAGCCCGCCGTGTCATCCGCACGGCCGCTCGGATGGGCCTGGCCACCGTCGCCGTCTTCTCCGACGCCGACCGGGCCGCCCCACACGTCCGCGAGGCCGACCACGCGGTCCGCCTCGGTCCGGCCCCCGCCCGCGACTCGTATCTGCGCGGCGACGCGATCATCGAGGCGGCCCTCGACACGGGCGCCGGAATCATCCACCCGGGCTACGGCTTCCTCTCCGAGAACGCCGCCTTCGCACGCGCCGTCGAGGAGTCCGGCCTGCGTTTCGCGGGGCCGACCGCCGACCAGATCACCGCCTTCGGCGCGAAGCACACCGCCCGCGCCCTGGCCGAGGCGGCCGGAGTACCGCTGCTGGCCGGGACGGGGCTGCTCACGAGCGCCGAGGAGGCCGTCACCGCGGCCGAGTCGATCGGGCTGCCCGTGATGGTCAAGGCCACCGGCGGTGGCGGCGGCATCGGCATGCAGGCGTGTGTCACCGCCGACGAGGTGCGCGAGGCCTTCGGCCGCGTGGCCGCGCTCGCCGAGTCCAACTTCGGGTCGGCCGGGTTGTTCCTGGAGCGCCTGGTGCGCCCGGCCCGTCATGTCGAGGTGCAGGTCTTCGGCGACGGCACCGGGCGGATCGCCGTCATCGGCGACCGTGACTGCTCGTTGCAGCGCCGCAACCAGAAGGTGGTCGAGGAGGCCCCGGCCCCCGACCTGCCCGACCGTGTCCGCGCGCTGCTGCACCACTCCTCGCGCCAGTTGCTCGCTTCGGTCGGCTACCGCGGAGCGGGGACCGTGGAGTTCGTCTACGACCCGGCGCGCGAAGAAGCCAGCTTCCTGGAGGTCAACACCCGGCTCCAGGTCGAGCATCCGGTGACCGAGGAGGCGTACGGCGTCGACCTCGTCGAACTCATGCTCGCCCTGGCCCGCGACGGCCGGGTCGACGACGCGGTGTTCGAGCGGGAGTGGACGCCCACCGGACATGCCGTTCAGGCCCGGGTCTACGCCGAGGACCCCGGCAAGGACTGCCTGCCCTCCTCGGGCCTGATCACCCGGGCGGTCTTCCCCGGCCAGGGCAGCGACGAGATGGCTGGTGTCCGGGTGGACGGTTTCGTCGAGACCGGCCTGGAGGTCTCGCCATTCTACGACCCCATGCTCGCCAAGGTGATCGCGCACGGCGCCACCCGCGACACCGCGTTCGACGTACTCGGGGAGGCCCTCGGCGCGAGCCGGATCGACGGCATCGTGACCAACCTGGGCCTGCTGCGCTCGCTCACCGTGCGCGGCGAGGTGCGCGAGGCCGCGCACAGCACGAGCACGCTCGACACCACCGTCGACCCCGAGCCGCGTATCGACGTCCTGGTGCCCGGCGCGATGACCACCGTCCAGGACCTGCCCGGCCGGCTCGGCTACTGGCACGTGGGCGTTCCGCCGAGCGGCCCCTTCGACACCGTCTCCTTCGCCGAGGCCAATCTGGCCGTCGGCAACCCGGCCGAGGCCGCCGCGCTCGAAGTCACCGCCGGCGGCCTGACTCTGCGCTTCTCCGCCGCCACCGTGGTCGCCGTCACCGGCGCCCCCGTTCCCGTCACCGTGGACGGCGCCATGGCGGACCTGTGGGAGCCGGTCCCGGTCCCGGCCGGCGCCACCCTGGCGCTCGGCGCCGCACAGGGGCCCGGCCTGCGCACCTACGTGGCCGTCCGGGGCGGCATCGACGTGCCCCCATACCTGGGCAGCGCCTCGACGTTCACCCTCGGTGGCTTCGGCGGCCACGGCGGCCGGGCGCTGCTCGCCGGAGACGTGCTGCGGCCCGCGGCGTCCACCGGCGCCCCCGGTGGCCCGACCCCGCCCGAGCGCCGCCCCGCGATCACCTCGCGCTGGCGGATCGGTGTCACCGAAGGACCGCACGCGGCACCGGAGTTCTTCACCCGCGACGACATCGACACCCTCTACGCCACCGACTACAAGGTGCACCACAACTCGGCCCGCACCGGGATCCGCCTGATCGGACCCAGGCCGCGGTGGGCCCGCCAGGACGGCGGCGAGGCGGGACTGCACCCGTCCAACATCCACGACACGCCGTACGCGGTGGGCGCTCTGGACTTCACCGGCGACACGCCGATCGTCCTGGGCCCCGACGGGCCGTCCCTGGGCGGGTTCGTCTGCCCCGCGGTGGTCGCCAGCGGCGAGCTGTGGAAGCTCGGCCAGCTCCGCCCCGGCGACACGGTCCGGTTCGTACCGGTCAAGGAGGCCGAGGCGGCCGCCCTCGACGCCCGCCGCGCCTCGCCCGCGCTGATCAGCGCGGGCGGAGACGGCGACGACGGCGTACTGGGCCGACTGGAGGCCACCGATACGCGCCCCGGCGTGACCTATCGCCGCGACGGCGACGACAACGTCCTCGTCGAGTACGGCCCCATGACGCTCGACCTCGGCCTGCGGATGCGGGTGCACGCCCTGCGGGAGACCCTGGCCGCGCACGCGCCCGACGGCATCGTCGACGTCACCCCGGGCATCCGTTCCCTGCAGATCCACACCGACGCCCGCCGGCTCAGGGCCCGCGACCTCACCGCGCTGCTGCGCGAACTGGAGGACGAGGTCCCGCCCACCGACGAGTTGGTGGTCCCCTCCCGCACGGTACGGCTGCCGCTCAGCTGGGACGATCCGGCGACCCGCCTCGCCATCGAGCGCTACATGGCCGGGGTGCGTGACGACGCCCCCTGGTGCCCGTGGAACATCGAGTTCATCCGTCGTGTCAACGGCCTGGAGAGCGCCGACGACGTCTACCGCACGGTCTTCGACGCCTCCTACCTGGTACTGGGCCTCGGGGACGTCTACCTCGGCGCCCCCGTGGCCACCCCGCTCGACCCTCGGCACCGCCTGGTGACCACCAAGTACAACCCGGCCCGCACCTGGACCGCGGAGAACTCCGTCGGCATCGGCGGTGCCTATCTGTGCATCTACGGCATGGAAGGCCCCGGCGGCTATCAGTTCGTCGGCCGCACCGTGCAGATCTGGAACCGGTTCCGCAGGGGCGGCCTGTTCCAGGACTCCCCTTGGGCCCTGCGCTTCTTCGACCGCATCGAGTGGTACCCCGTCACCGCGGAGGAACTCCTCGAACTGCGCGCCGAGACCGACGCCGGCCGCGGTCCCCTCGACACGGAGGAGGGCGTCTTCTCGATCGCCGACCACAACGCCTTCCTCACCGCCAACGCCGACTCGATCACCGCCTTCCGGCAGCGGCAGAGCGCCGCGTTCGAGGCCGAGAAGGAACGCTGGCGGGCCGCAGGCGAGTTCGACCGGGACGACGGTCCCGAACCCCCGGCCGCCGGCTCCGTCACCGTCCCCGACGGCGCGGTCCCGGTCACCGCCCCGTTCACCGCCACCGTCTGGCAGACCGTCGCACAACCGGGCACCACCGTCGCCGAAGGCGACCCGATCCTGTCGCTGGAGGCGATGAAAATGGAGACCAAAGTGAGTGCCCCCGCCGCCGGAACGCTCCTGGAGATCTACGTCAAACCCGGCGAGCAGGTCGCTCCCGGCCAGGTCCTCGCGACGGTGAAGGCATGA
- a CDS encoding urea amidolyase associated protein UAAP2, giving the protein MATSQTENTAPATPGANTVNTVKTHPTASGGTVASTVPVGAVYAEGSALDWGASLVEGAVVLDEQVSPNAPWSAVVAEGHVLTIVDVGGNQSADCVLYNADDPEERYSVPDTLAWQGNAYVRTGTVLRSNEGRPLMTVVANEIDRQDTIGGACGKESNTLRYGHHVMFHHGCRENFLAEASRRGLGVRDLVSNLNWFMNVPVEADGALGIVDGMSAPGRRVAVRAETDVLVLVSNCPQMNNPCNDFNPTPLRMIVVDPPSPPSPASPASPASPDGASRRPARGPGTPEGAA; this is encoded by the coding sequence ATGGCGACCAGTCAGACCGAGAACACCGCGCCCGCCACGCCCGGTGCGAACACCGTGAACACCGTGAAGACCCACCCCACCGCGTCGGGCGGCACCGTCGCCTCCACCGTCCCGGTCGGTGCCGTGTACGCGGAGGGCTCCGCCCTTGACTGGGGAGCGAGCCTGGTCGAGGGCGCCGTAGTCCTGGACGAGCAGGTGTCACCCAACGCGCCCTGGTCGGCGGTGGTGGCCGAGGGGCACGTCCTGACGATCGTCGACGTCGGCGGCAACCAGTCCGCCGACTGCGTGCTCTACAACGCCGACGACCCGGAGGAGCGCTACAGCGTCCCCGACACGCTGGCCTGGCAGGGCAACGCCTACGTGCGCACGGGCACCGTCCTGCGCAGCAACGAGGGCCGACCGCTGATGACCGTCGTCGCCAACGAGATCGACCGTCAGGACACCATCGGCGGCGCGTGCGGCAAGGAGTCCAACACCCTGCGCTACGGCCACCATGTGATGTTCCATCACGGCTGCCGCGAGAACTTCCTCGCCGAGGCGTCCCGGCGCGGCCTGGGGGTGCGGGACCTCGTCTCCAACCTCAACTGGTTCATGAACGTGCCCGTCGAGGCGGACGGCGCGCTGGGCATCGTGGACGGCATGTCGGCGCCCGGCCGCCGGGTCGCGGTGCGCGCCGAGACGGACGTCCTGGTGCTGGTGTCCAACTGCCCGCAGATGAACAACCCGTGCAACGACTTCAATCCGACCCCGCTGCGGATGATCGTCGTGGACCCGCCCAGCCCGCCCAGCCCGGCGAGCCCGGCGAGCCCGGCGAGCCCCGACGGCGCGAGCCGGCGACCCGCGCGGGGCCCCGGCACCCCGGAGGGCGCCGCGTGA
- a CDS encoding urea amidolyase associated protein UAAP1, protein MMTTTEGPTADTPHGGQHTGCSGEQQPAESPFQQQTPAKVRDLHLTDSVHSARDDARAQGGQAGEWMPYLPASAGPHCPPGVDRAALVWAETVAPGGYTHKVVARGSRLRFDDPTGDACAHLLLFNALEPVERLNVADTQKIPWQAYLGVNHPLLSGDGRIMAVVSGDSSGRHDAFCGTTTDAWNARKYGDARPEGPSPSGRGLFVKAAAKHGLNRRDLPPSVSFFQGVRVQADGALTWQGSAGPGAHVELVAEMPLLVLVANVAHPLDPRPGYVVGPLRVHAWRGAATGPDEERFTATPELHRAYLNTVDYCEARGL, encoded by the coding sequence ATGATGACGACGACCGAAGGGCCGACGGCCGACACTCCGCACGGCGGGCAACACACCGGATGCTCCGGCGAGCAGCAGCCCGCCGAAAGCCCCTTCCAGCAGCAGACCCCCGCCAAGGTCCGTGACCTGCACCTGACCGACAGTGTCCACAGCGCCCGCGACGACGCCCGCGCACAGGGCGGGCAGGCGGGCGAGTGGATGCCGTATCTCCCGGCGTCCGCCGGCCCGCACTGCCCGCCGGGAGTGGACCGGGCCGCCCTGGTGTGGGCGGAGACCGTGGCACCCGGCGGCTACACCCACAAGGTCGTCGCCCGCGGCAGCCGGCTGCGGTTCGACGACCCGACCGGTGACGCCTGCGCGCATCTGCTGCTCTTCAACGCCCTGGAACCGGTCGAGCGGCTGAACGTCGCCGACACCCAGAAGATCCCCTGGCAGGCGTACCTGGGCGTGAACCACCCGCTGTTGTCCGGTGACGGCCGGATCATGGCCGTCGTCTCCGGCGACTCCTCCGGTCGGCACGACGCCTTCTGCGGCACCACCACCGACGCCTGGAACGCCCGCAAGTACGGGGACGCCCGCCCCGAGGGACCGTCCCCGTCGGGCCGCGGACTCTTCGTCAAAGCGGCCGCCAAACATGGTCTGAACCGGCGTGATCTGCCGCCGAGCGTGTCCTTCTTCCAGGGCGTACGCGTCCAGGCGGACGGCGCCCTCACCTGGCAGGGCAGCGCGGGCCCGGGCGCGCATGTCGAACTCGTCGCGGAGATGCCCCTCCTGGTGCTGGTCGCCAACGTCGCTCATCCGCTGGACCCGCGCCCCGGATACGTCGTCGGACCGCTACGGGTGCACGCCTGGCGCGGCGCCGCGACCGGTCCCGACGAGGAGCGGTTCACCGCGACGCCGGAGCTGCACCGGGCGTACCTCAACACCGTCGACTACTGCGAAGCCCGGGGGCTGTGA
- a CDS encoding amino acid permease gives MNRSELTPASYPGDGVATSTAPVGYHQELRRGMGSFASFAAGFSFVSILTTVFQLFGLGFGLGGAAFFWTWPLVFVGQLLVALCFAELAARWPISGVIYQWSSRLAGTTVGWFTGWIMIIGQILTVAAAAIAAQAVLPAIWSGFQIVGGADADPSVASPTGAQNAVLLGCVLLVITTVVNILGIRQMAAATSIGVMIEIVGVIALVLVLFFLPERGPQVVVHNTGWAGEGGYLGAFLASSLMAAYVMVGFDSAGELAEETHSPRRTTPRTILRALVISGIGGALLILSGLLAASSLTDGNLAAGGLSWVLTDRLGDVLGRLLLCCVAVAVFACTLAVQTSGARMIYSMAREGALPFHRYLGKVSARTGTPIITSIVVGVGAATALLVNIHQSAIFTALSSLCIAMLYLAYLGVTLPLLVARIRYRGTDRLPAGVDETGQPLFSLGRWGTVVNTLAVLFQVGMAVNLLWPRAEIYDLTEGTWWLQWSALLFIGLSFAVGAGYFLARRLHRRIELRHVPHTHLEPPAEAVPEPA, from the coding sequence ATGAACCGATCTGAGCTCACCCCTGCGTCATATCCCGGCGACGGCGTCGCCACCAGCACCGCTCCCGTCGGTTATCACCAGGAACTGCGCCGCGGCATGGGCAGCTTCGCGTCATTCGCCGCGGGTTTCTCCTTCGTGTCGATCCTCACCACCGTCTTCCAGCTCTTCGGCCTCGGCTTCGGCCTCGGTGGGGCGGCGTTCTTCTGGACCTGGCCGCTGGTGTTCGTGGGCCAGTTGCTGGTCGCGCTGTGCTTCGCCGAACTGGCCGCGCGCTGGCCCATCTCCGGGGTGATCTACCAGTGGTCGAGCCGACTGGCCGGCACCACGGTCGGCTGGTTCACCGGCTGGATCATGATCATTGGGCAGATCCTCACCGTCGCGGCGGCCGCGATCGCCGCGCAGGCGGTGTTGCCGGCCATCTGGTCCGGCTTCCAGATCGTCGGCGGAGCGGACGCCGACCCGTCGGTCGCCTCCCCCACCGGCGCCCAGAACGCGGTCCTGTTGGGCTGCGTCCTGCTGGTGATCACCACCGTCGTGAACATCCTCGGCATCCGTCAGATGGCCGCCGCCACCAGCATCGGCGTCATGATCGAGATCGTCGGTGTGATCGCGCTGGTGCTGGTGCTCTTCTTCCTGCCCGAGCGGGGCCCGCAGGTGGTGGTCCACAACACCGGCTGGGCCGGGGAGGGCGGCTACCTCGGGGCCTTCCTCGCCTCTTCGCTGATGGCGGCGTACGTCATGGTCGGCTTCGACTCGGCGGGCGAGTTGGCGGAGGAGACGCACAGCCCACGCCGGACCACTCCCCGTACCATCCTGCGGGCGCTGGTCATCTCCGGCATCGGCGGCGCGTTGCTGATCCTCTCGGGATTGCTGGCGGCAAGCAGCCTGACCGACGGCAACCTGGCCGCAGGCGGCCTTTCCTGGGTGCTCACCGACCGGCTCGGAGACGTTCTGGGGCGGCTGCTGCTGTGCTGTGTCGCGGTCGCGGTGTTCGCCTGCACCCTCGCCGTGCAGACCTCCGGCGCCCGCATGATCTACTCCATGGCGCGCGAGGGCGCCCTGCCCTTCCACCGGTACCTCGGGAAGGTGTCGGCCCGCACGGGCACGCCGATCATCACCTCGATCGTGGTCGGCGTCGGTGCCGCGACCGCGCTCCTGGTCAACATCCACCAGTCGGCGATCTTCACCGCGCTCTCCAGCCTCTGCATCGCCATGCTCTACCTGGCCTACCTGGGTGTGACGCTGCCGCTGCTGGTCGCCCGGATCCGGTACCGGGGCACCGACCGGCTCCCGGCCGGCGTCGACGAGACGGGGCAGCCACTGTTCTCACTGGGGCGCTGGGGCACGGTCGTCAACACACTCGCCGTGCTCTTCCAGGTCGGCATGGCGGTCAACCTGCTGTGGCCGCGCGCGGAGATCTACGACCTCACCGAGGGCACCTGGTGGCTGCAGTGGAGCGCACTGCTGTTCATCGGGCTCAGCTTCGCCGTCGGTGCCGGCTACTTCCTCGCCCGCCGGCTGCACCGCCGGATCGAGCTGCGACACGTTCCCCACACCCACCTCGAGCCGCCCGCCGAGGCCGTCCCCGAGCCCGCCTGA
- a CDS encoding LysR family transcriptional regulator, with the protein MELRTLRYFVAVAEELHFGRAATRLHMSQPPLSRAIKQLEADVGALLFARSPVGVMLTPVGTVLLDEARALLDHADRVRERVSAAASGTTITVGILGDGTDPGVTRLAAAYRRRHPGIEIRIRDTDLTDPTCGLRAGSVDVALTRAPFDETALTVRVLRTDQVGVVLRADDPLARSDRLRLADLSDRRWFQFPQGTDPDWQSYWNGGRPREGPVVRAVQECLQAVLWNGTVGLAPLGHDLPAELAVVPLIDMAPSRVVAVWNEGDTNPLIRSFIEIATAAYRH; encoded by the coding sequence GTGGAGCTGCGGACCTTGCGCTACTTCGTGGCGGTCGCCGAGGAACTCCACTTCGGCCGGGCCGCCACCCGACTGCACATGAGCCAGCCGCCGCTGAGCCGGGCGATCAAGCAGTTGGAGGCCGATGTCGGCGCCCTGCTGTTCGCCCGCTCGCCTGTCGGCGTCATGCTCACGCCGGTGGGCACGGTGCTGCTCGACGAGGCGCGGGCCCTGCTCGACCATGCCGACCGCGTCCGTGAACGCGTGAGCGCGGCGGCCAGCGGCACGACCATCACCGTCGGCATCCTGGGTGACGGCACCGACCCGGGAGTGACCAGGCTGGCCGCCGCCTACCGCCGGCGCCACCCCGGCATCGAGATCCGCATCCGCGACACCGATCTGACCGACCCGACGTGCGGGCTGCGCGCCGGATCGGTCGACGTCGCCTTGACTCGAGCGCCGTTCGACGAGACCGCCCTGACGGTGCGTGTGCTGCGGACCGATCAGGTCGGCGTGGTCCTGCGCGCCGATGATCCGCTGGCCCGCAGCGACCGGCTGCGGCTGGCCGACCTCAGCGACCGCCGCTGGTTTCAGTTCCCGCAGGGAACCGACCCCGACTGGCAGTCGTACTGGAACGGCGGCAGGCCGCGCGAGGGCCCCGTGGTGCGTGCCGTCCAGGAGTGCCTGCAGGCCGTGCTGTGGAACGGCACCGTCGGCCTGGCCCCGCTCGGACACGACCTGCCCGCGGAGTTGGCCGTGGTACCGCTGATCGACATGGCGCCGAGCCGAGTGGTGGCGGTGTGGAATGAAGGGGACACCAACCCGTTGATCCGGTCCTTCATCGAGATCGCGACAGCCGCGTACCGCCACTGA